The Deinococcus carri genome segment GCTCTGCCCACCGGGCGGCCTCGGGCCTGGCGGCCCGAACGGCTCGTCTTCCAGGCCTGCCCACTTGAAGAGTGGGACCTGGGCGTCGGCTCCAAAGTTTGAAAAGACGGGGCGGCGGGAGCCTCGGCGGGTTATCGGTGGCGCTGAACGTGGGTGGCGGGGCCTGCCCGGTTGGCTGACTCAGCCCGGAGCCGGGGCCTTCCCAGGCTGGTTGCTGGAAGCTGGCCGCTCACAGATACGCCAGCGCCCACTCCGTCTCCCCGTGGTTCAGCCCCGCCCTCAGCAGCGCGAGGCCGTCCGGGGCGGTGTCACGGTGGTGGGGGAGGGGGCCAATCTGGGCAGCGAACTTCTCCAATGGCCGCTTTTCTGGCGGATGGATGACCCGCGTGACCACGCCGCCGCGCACCTCGTATACCGCGCCGTAGACGTTGCCGCGCCGGGCGTCCAGCGAGACGGCCACCTCACCCTCCGGTACCTGTCCGTCCTCACCGCGCACCAGGGCTTCGAGTGTTGGCACGCCGCGCACGGGGGCACCCCAGGCCCGGCCCAGCCCCAGCGCGTAGCTCGCGCCCACGCGCACCCCGGTGTAGGACCCCGGCCCGGTGCCGATCACGAGCTGGTCGGCGCGGAAGGGCAGGCCCGCCTGCCGGAACAGCCCCGCGGCAGCGTCAGCCAGGCGCTCGGCGTGGGCGCGTCCGACCTCCTCGGAAAACGCCAGTTCGCCGTCCGCCCAGGTCAGGGCCAGGGTCAGGAAGGGGGTGGCAGTGTCCAGGGCGAGGGTCACGGGGGCTGGCATGGCGGGCATTGTAGGGTGCTGGCCCCGGGCTGTTGTCACCGTTACAGGAACGTGGTGCGGGCAGGATTCGGCACGTCACGGCCCGGTGGTATGGTGAACACACCATGACGAACACCGCCAACATTGCCAAGGGGCTGGAAGGCGTTCTCTTCACCGAGACCAAGCTGACCTTCATCAACGGAGCGGAAGGCATCCTGACGCACCTGGGCATTCCGATTCAGGAGTGGGCCGAGAAGAGCAGCTTCGAGGAACTGTCTCTCGCCCTGCTCGACGGCGAGCTGCCCACGGCCGAGGAACTCGCCCGCTTCGACGCCGACCTCAAGGCCAACCGCGCCGTGCCCCAGCAGCTGCTTGACGTGATTGCGGCGATGCCCCGTGGCATCCACCCCATGCAGGCGCTGCGCACCGCCGCCTCCTACCTGGGCCTGCTCGACCCCCAGGCCGAGGACACCAGCGAGGAAGGCCGCCGGGCCATCTCCATCCGCCTGATCGCGCAGTTCGCCACCATCATCGCGGCGATCAACCGCGCGCAGGAAGGCCAGGACATCATCGCGCCGCGCATGGACCTCACGCACGCCGGGAACTTCCTGTACATGCTGACCGGCAAGGAACCCACCGGCGAACAGGCCCGCCTCTTCGACATCGCGCTCGTGCTGCACGCCGACCACGGCATGAACGCCAGCACCTTTACCGCGATTGCCACCGCCAGCACCCTCAGCGACATGTACTCGTGCATGACCAGCGCCATCGGTGCGCTCAAGGGGCCGCTGCACGGTGGCGCGAACGAGGCCGTGATGGACATGCTCGACGAGGTCGGCACCCCCGAGCAGGCCGAGGCCTACATCACCAAGAAGCTCGACAACAAGGAAAAGATCATGGGCGTCGGGCACCGCGTCTATAAGTACTTCGACCCCCGCTCGCGCGTGCTGCGCGACTACGCCGAACACGTCGCCAACAAGGAAGGCAAGAGCAACTACTACCAGATTCTCGAAACCATCGAGAAGATCGTGGTGGACCGCATGGGGGCCAAGGGCATCTACCCCAACGTGGACTTCTACAGCGGCACCGTCTACAGCGACCTGGGCATCAAGAAGGAATACTTCACGCCCATCTTTGCCCTGGCCCGCGTCAGCGGCTGGTGCGCTTCCGTCATCGAGTACACCCGCGACAACCGCCTGCTGCGCCCCGACGCGCTGTACACCGGCAAGACGGATCAGCACTACGTGCCCCTGAAGGACCGGGCGTAAGGCTTGCCGAAGGCAGAGGGCTGAAAGCAGAAGGCCGGGGTGTGGTGCCCCGGTCTTTCTTTGGCCTTCTGCCTTCCGCTTTTTGCCTTCTGCACCCCGCAGGCGTCAGGCGCTCAGGCCCTTGCTGCCGTGCAGCGTCCGTTCGACCGCTTCCGTCACCTCGGCCTCGAAGCGGCGCAGGTGTTCGCGCAGGCGATCGAGTTCGCCCGCGCCTAGGTCGCGCAGCCACAGCACCGCGCGGCCCAGCACGGCGAAGGTCAGGGGGCTGTCCTCGTCTTCGTCCTCGTCGGTCACGGGGTCGAGGTTCAGGGCACCGTAGTCGAGGCCCTGGTTCAGCAGGTTCATGCCCATCAGGATGTCGGGCAGGGCATCTTCCTCGACGTACAGGTCGAGGTCGAGGTGCAACCGGACAATCACGCCGCCTGCGGGGTCGGCGTCGGCAAACAGGGCCACGCGGCTCTCACCGTTGCGGACAAGCGCGCCGTCCTCGACCGGCTCCACGGTCATGCCGCTCGCCTGGAGGGCACTTACGATGCGCTGCAATTCCGTCATGGGGGCGAGTATAGAGCGCGGGCCGCGAAAAGACCGGAGGTGGGCCGCCATTTGGCCTGGCCCGTCGCCGGCTTCCGCACACGGCTTTTGCGGCCCGGTCACACGGCGGGGAGTGCGCCGGGACGTCCTCTTCGGCGGGTGTTCCGCCTTCCGCTGGTCAGGAAATGTCCGGCAGGAGCGTCGGAGCCTTCCCGAGGTCAGTCGTGGTACACCCACGTCTCGTTCTGCCAGGTGCGTGCGAGTTGCCCCAGCAGGTGCAGGTGTTCGGCGTGCGCGAGCGTCTCGGCCAGGGCAAAGCGCCGCCCGGCGGTGTTCAGGTCGCGCGGGAACATGGCGAGCGAGAGGTCGTAGGCGGTGCGGGGCTGCCTCGCCGCCTCCGCCCGGATAAAGTCCAGCCGCTCGTGGTGGTGGTCGCGCAGTTGCCGGGCGCGGGCCTGCACGCCTTCCATGACGGGGCCGTGGTGCCCGACCACCGCGCGGGCGGGGTTCAGCGCCTCCAGCTTGCCGAGGGTCTGGAGGTAGTCGCCCAGTGGGTCGGGGCGGGTGTAGGCGTACAGCCCCACGTTCGGGCTGATGCGCGGCAGGATGGCGTCCCCGGCGATCAGCAGGCTCTCTTCCTCGTTCCAGAGGCCCAGGTGCCCGTCGGCGTGGCCGGGCAGCCACAGCACCTCCCACTGCGCTCCCGCCAGCGGAAGCATCTGCCCCTCGCGCAGCGGCTGCACCCGGTTGGCGGGCTGAACACGGGCGCGGGTGCGGCGGCTCTCCGCCTCCAGCGTTTCCAGCAGCTCGCGCGGCAGGCCGTGGTCCTGCATGTGCTTGGTGTGGCCCGGCAGCCACTCTTCCCAGAGGTGCCAGTAGCGCTCGCCGCGCCCGATCTCCACGTCCAGCATCTGCACCGTCGCGCCGCTGCGTTCCTCCACCACGCCCGCCAGCCCGTAGTGATCCGGGTGGTGGTGCGTGATGATGACCCGCTCCACGTCCGGCCAGTGCAGCCCCAGCGCCGCGAGGCCGTTCTCGATGGCGGCCCGCGCCTCGGGCGTGTCGAGCGCCGTGTCGATCAGCGTGAGCGGCCCCCCGGTGTCGATCAGGACCGTCACGGTCTTCATGGGGTAGGGAATGGGCACCTGGAGGGCGTGCAGCGTGCCAGACACGCGGGTGAGCGGCAGGTCAGGTGCGGTCATGTCCGGAGGCTACCACCGTCCCGCGGGCGCGGCAGGTGACGTCAGCGCAACAGCGTGAGTGACTCGGCCCGCACCGCGCCCCCCTCAAGGTGCAGCCACGCGCAGGCCACCGGCAGCCGGAAGCGGCGCGGGCCGGCCGCACCCGGATTCAGAAAGAGGACGCCGCCCTGTTCCTCTGCCCGCGGCGCGTGCGTGTGCCCGCTGACGACCACCTGCACCCCCGCCGCCTGGGGCGAGAGGTCCAGCTCCTGCCGGTCGTGCAGGAGGTACACCCACACGCCCCCCAGCTCCAGCAACAGCGTTTCCGGCAACTCCGCGAGGGGCGGTGTGCGGTCCACGTTGCCGCGCACGGCGTGGACGGGACCGGGGGTCACCTCCCGCAGCGCCGCCAGCACCTCCGGTTTTCCCACGTCCCCCGCGTGCAGCACGGCGTCGGCCTCCCGCGCCAGCGGCAGCACCTCGGGGCGCAGCAGGCCGTGGGTGTCGGAGAGGACCAGGACGCGCATGGGAGGAGTGTAGGCCAAACGGAAAACGCGCCCCCACCGGGGAGGCGCGCTCATGCTGAAGGCGCTGTGCTCAGAGGCGCTTCATGATGGCCTGGAGGCTGGCGCTGTCGGCCCAGCTCATGCCCTTTTCCACGTACATGCGGGCCATCTGCTTGTCACCGCGCTGGAGGGCGATGTAGGCCAGCTTGGCGGCGCTGAGGGACGCCCACTGCTTCTCCTGGTCGCTCAGGGTGCCCAGGCGGTTCCAGGCGTTGTAGGCGTTGATCCACCACTGGGTCTTGGTGTAGAGCTGCGCCAGGTAGGCCTGGTAGTCCCGGTTGCCCGCGTCCATGTTGGCGGCGTAGTAGGCCGAGTCCACCGCGGCCTTCCAGAGCGTGCGGTCGTAGAAGGGCACGGGGTAGGCCACGTCGGCCTGCACCGCGAACTCCTGGGCGCGGGTGAAGTTGTCGGTCGCGCTCATGGTCGCGGGGTTCATCATGTTCATGTCCTGCATGTCGGTGCCGGTCATGTTGGTGCCCGTCGTCGTACTGGTCGTCGTGGTGCTGGTGCTGCTGGTGTCGGTCGTGGTCGTGCTGGTGTCGGTGGGAGGCGTGGTGGGCGTGGTGGTGTCCTGCGCGGCGGCGAGGCCAGCGAGCGCGAACGCGGTCAGCATGAGAATCTTTTTCATAACGAAACGCATCTTAGGACGCTACCCTGACAGCCGTCCATTTGCCCCCACACCCTGTAAAGAGACTGTAAAGGAGCCTACCTTCACATGAGGAAAACCCTCGCGTTCTCATTTGTTTTGCTGACCTCGCCTCTCATCCAGGCCCAAGCACAACCCGCCCCCTCGGTGGGCTGGTCGAAGGACCTCAAGGTGCTGTCCAGCGTGGCCGTGACCGAAGGCGGCGACCTGATCTTTGTCGGGTCCGACGCCCGCATCCACCGCACCGACGCCAGCGGCACGGAGAGATGGAACTACGCGACCGGCGACATCGGCCGCGCCCATCCCATCGTCACGCCCCAGGGCACCGTGATTGCCGCCTCCTACGACGACACGGTGTACGCGCTGGACCCGGCGGGCAAGCTGCTGTGGAAGACCAAGCTCGACGGCGACATTTTCGCCAGCCCAGCCCTGCGGCCCGACGGCAGCGTGATCGTGGCGACGGCGGCGGGCAGCGTGTTCGCCCTGAGTCCCCAGGGGCAGGTGCTGTGGACCTTCAAGGTGGGTGCGCCCGTCTTCAGCAGCCCGGCCGTCGCCAGTGACGGCACCATCTACTTCGGCGCGCAGGACAGCCAGCTGCACGCGCTGACGCCGGGCGGGCAGCCGAAGTGGACCTTCCGGGCCGGGTCGCTGGTGTTCAGCAGCCCCGCGCTGGACACCCAGGGGAACGTCTATTTCGGCTCCAGCGACCGCCGCATCTACTCGGTCTCGCCGGGCGGCCAGCTCCGCTGGGTGCGGCCCACCGGGATGTTCGTCAACGCCAGCCCCATCGTGACCGACGGCGACCTGGTGGTGGTCGGCAGCTACGACGGCAACGTGTACGCCATCAACACGACCGGTGAGGACGAGTGGACGTACCGGGCAGGCGCGCCCATCGCGGCGGCCGCCGCCGAACTCAGCGACGGCAGCGTGGTCGTGCCGGACCTCGGAGGGACCGTCCATGCCATCGGCCAGGCGGGGCAGGCTCTCTGGACCCTCAAGACCGGCAAGAAGATCGACACGAATGTCGCCGTGAGCGACCAGGGCACCCTGTACTTCACCACCGAGGGGGGCAGCCTGAATGCCCTCCAGAAGCAGGCTCCTCTGGCGGTCGGCCCCTGGACCAGCTTCCGCAGCGTGCCGGCCGGGTGGGGGCGCGTCCTGAACGCGCAGGAGGCCCAGGCCCGCACCGCCGCCACGCGCGCCGCCGCCTCCGCCGTGCTGGCGCAGCGGCCCGCGCCCCGGCCTACTGCACCTGCACCAGCGGCCCCGGCTCCGGCGGCTCCAGCTCCTGCCGCGCCCGTCACGCCGCCTGCCCCGGCCCGCACGCCCGAGCAGTACGCGCAGGCCGCAGCCCAGGCCGCCCGGACCCTGGACGGCCAGATCTACCTTCCCCTCACGGAGGTGGCGGGCGCACTGGGCACCCCGGTGGGGCTGCTGACCCCCCGGACCGCGGCTCTCGTCCTGCCGGCGCAGGCGGGCCAGCAGGCCGTGGCCGTGCGCTACGTGAACCGCTCGGCGTTCGTGCCGCTGGCCGCCCTGGCAAAATTGCCCGGCGTCACCGTGGCGGCCCGCCCCGACCCCGCCGCCGTCGTCCTGACCCTGGGGGGGCGCTCGCTCACCTTCCCGGTCAATCTCCCGGCCCTCACGCCGCTGGTCCCGCGGCCCGAGTTCCCGGCCCTGGTCAACCGGGGCGGCGGCCAGTAATACCAACTTCAGGTGAGTCGTAGACGAACCCGAGTGGAGCGAGAAGAAGAAAAGACCGGCTTGCGGCGATGGAAGAACATCCGGTGGTTTGTCCGGATGTTCTGGAATCAGAGCAAGTTGGGATAGCACGGGGCGTGTGGGAGGAGGGCTACCTCCCCCACACGCCAAAAAAAGCACCCGCCAGAGTGGCGGGTTTTTTTGGTGGAGTCGAGGGGGATCGAACCCCTGACCTCGTCATTGCGAACGACGCGCTCTCCCAGCTGAGCTACGACCCCACGTGTTGAGGACTGGCCCGAAAGGGCGAGGGAGAATCTAGCACGCGCCTGTGGGTGGTGCAAGGGGGCGGTGGCCCTGGCCGCGTGGCCGGCCGCCCCGGACAGCCTTCAGCGCCGTCCCATCTGGCGCGGGTAGACTCGGGTGCATGAGCGCTCCCGTGTCGCCTGCCCACCCGCCCGCCCCCGAGGCGGCCTCCACCCCACAGACCGACCGTTTCGCCTACAAGTTCGGTCAGGAAGGAATCACCTTCGACGACGTGCTGCTCCAGCCCCGCCACTCCACGGTGCTGCCGCACGAGGTCAACGTTGAGGCGCAACTCACCCGCCGTGTGCGGCTGAATATCCCCTTCGTGTCGGCGGCGATGGACACCGTGACCGAGACGGCGATGGCGGTGGCGATGGCGCGCGAGGGCGGCATCGGCGTCCTGCACAAGAACATGTCCATCGACGCGCAGGCCGAGATGGTCCGCAAGGTCAAGCGCAGCGAGAGCGGCATGATCGTGGACCCCATCACCCTCCCGCCGAGCGCGACGGTGGGCGACGCCGACCGCCTGATGGGCGAGTACAAGATCAGCGGCGTGCCGATCACCGACCCCGCCGGCA includes the following:
- the tsaB gene encoding tRNA (adenosine(37)-N6)-threonylcarbamoyltransferase complex dimerization subunit type 1 TsaB, with the translated sequence MPAMPAPVTLALDTATPFLTLALTWADGELAFSEEVGRAHAERLADAAAGLFRQAGLPFRADQLVIGTGPGSYTGVRVGASYALGLGRAWGAPVRGVPTLEALVRGEDGQVPEGEVAVSLDARRGNVYGAVYEVRGGVVTRVIHPPEKRPLEKFAAQIGPLPHHRDTAPDGLALLRAGLNHGETEWALAYL
- a CDS encoding citrate/2-methylcitrate synthase yields the protein MTNTANIAKGLEGVLFTETKLTFINGAEGILTHLGIPIQEWAEKSSFEELSLALLDGELPTAEELARFDADLKANRAVPQQLLDVIAAMPRGIHPMQALRTAASYLGLLDPQAEDTSEEGRRAISIRLIAQFATIIAAINRAQEGQDIIAPRMDLTHAGNFLYMLTGKEPTGEQARLFDIALVLHADHGMNASTFTAIATASTLSDMYSCMTSAIGALKGPLHGGANEAVMDMLDEVGTPEQAEAYITKKLDNKEKIMGVGHRVYKYFDPRSRVLRDYAEHVANKEGKSNYYQILETIEKIVVDRMGAKGIYPNVDFYSGTVYSDLGIKKEYFTPIFALARVSGWCASVIEYTRDNRLLRPDALYTGKTDQHYVPLKDRA
- a CDS encoding MBL fold metallo-hydrolase; the protein is MTAPDLPLTRVSGTLHALQVPIPYPMKTVTVLIDTGGPLTLIDTALDTPEARAAIENGLAALGLHWPDVERVIITHHHPDHYGLAGVVEERSGATVQMLDVEIGRGERYWHLWEEWLPGHTKHMQDHGLPRELLETLEAESRRTRARVQPANRVQPLREGQMLPLAGAQWEVLWLPGHADGHLGLWNEEESLLIAGDAILPRISPNVGLYAYTRPDPLGDYLQTLGKLEALNPARAVVGHHGPVMEGVQARARQLRDHHHERLDFIRAEAARQPRTAYDLSLAMFPRDLNTAGRRFALAETLAHAEHLHLLGQLARTWQNETWVYHD
- a CDS encoding metallophosphoesterase; the protein is MRVLVLSDTHGLLRPEVLPLAREADAVLHAGDVGKPEVLAALREVTPGPVHAVRGNVDRTPPLAELPETLLLELGGVWVYLLHDRQELDLSPQAAGVQVVVSGHTHAPRAEEQGGVLFLNPGAAGPRRFRLPVACAWLHLEGGAVRAESLTLLR
- a CDS encoding PQQ-binding-like beta-propeller repeat protein; translated protein: MLTSPLIQAQAQPAPSVGWSKDLKVLSSVAVTEGGDLIFVGSDARIHRTDASGTERWNYATGDIGRAHPIVTPQGTVIAASYDDTVYALDPAGKLLWKTKLDGDIFASPALRPDGSVIVATAAGSVFALSPQGQVLWTFKVGAPVFSSPAVASDGTIYFGAQDSQLHALTPGGQPKWTFRAGSLVFSSPALDTQGNVYFGSSDRRIYSVSPGGQLRWVRPTGMFVNASPIVTDGDLVVVGSYDGNVYAINTTGEDEWTYRAGAPIAAAAAELSDGSVVVPDLGGTVHAIGQAGQALWTLKTGKKIDTNVAVSDQGTLYFTTEGGSLNALQKQAPLAVGPWTSFRSVPAGWGRVLNAQEAQARTAATRAAASAVLAQRPAPRPTAPAPAAPAPAAPAPAAPVTPPAPARTPEQYAQAAAQAARTLDGQIYLPLTEVAGALGTPVGLLTPRTAALVLPAQAGQQAVAVRYVNRSAFVPLAALAKLPGVTVAARPDPAAVVLTLGGRSLTFPVNLPALTPLVPRPEFPALVNRGGGQ